One segment of Streptomyces sp. NBC_00576 DNA contains the following:
- a CDS encoding tetratricopeptide repeat protein yields MTADERIEQAELLYERAVFGGDSSALVSADRNLDEVEADLALTRGKVIHARFLGRRVEDARELELFERAAELYGRLGDVRGESEAVFWVGAFHQVVRDDTEAAVPAFERALDLANQAGDRLTTSYALRHLGFVDHVAGRLDEARACFEESTRLRRELGFLPGVAANLIGLAYLAAQQERRDDAAALLEEATELAENTDSHGVLRWVAEAREEIKLP; encoded by the coding sequence ATGACTGCGGACGAGCGTATCGAGCAAGCCGAACTCCTCTACGAACGTGCCGTGTTCGGCGGAGACAGCAGTGCGCTGGTGTCCGCTGACCGGAACCTCGACGAGGTCGAGGCGGACCTCGCACTGACCCGTGGCAAGGTGATCCACGCCCGCTTTCTGGGGAGGCGCGTCGAGGACGCACGGGAGTTGGAGCTCTTCGAGCGTGCGGCGGAGCTGTACGGGCGGCTCGGTGATGTGCGGGGCGAGAGCGAGGCGGTGTTCTGGGTCGGCGCCTTCCACCAAGTGGTCCGCGACGACACCGAGGCCGCAGTGCCCGCCTTCGAACGTGCCCTCGATCTTGCCAACCAGGCCGGCGACCGCCTGACGACCTCCTACGCGTTGCGGCACCTCGGTTTCGTCGACCACGTGGCCGGCCGCCTGGACGAGGCCCGTGCGTGCTTCGAGGAGTCCACCCGTCTCCGCCGGGAGCTGGGATTCCTGCCGGGGGTGGCCGCCAACCTGATCGGGCTGGCATATCTGGCCGCCCAGCAGGAGCGGCGCGATGACGCGGCGGCGCTGCTCGAGGAAGCGACAGAGCTGGCCGAGAACACCGACTCCCATGGCGTACTGCGCTGGGTGGCAGAAGCCCGCGAGGAGATCAAGCTGCCGTGA
- a CDS encoding SUKH-3 domain-containing protein: MSEKVRHWSTETEQVLRRAGWQPGRSVPTATWESILRERGEFEVHEAARRFLAEFGGLVTYGWPPDSILTRSAIRFDPLKAEWDSEAFARLSEEAGTLLCPVGQADSGNSYLGIAADGAVYLAREHAELLAGGVDQALDRLVQVQGTQAGVWAPDVPVSAHSFWDRIEAVTPGADAERRWPAETDRVLRAAGWYPGRSVPTATWESILRQQGEFGMHEAAQRFLAEFGCVGIPHREPRDSMPWGEFRLDPLLAMWDDEILDDLSEQAGAYLYPVGMIDRTNQYLGVAEDGAVYVGMDSVRLLAATPDEALKELTRRIR; encoded by the coding sequence ATGAGTGAAAAAGTTCGGCATTGGTCCACAGAGACCGAACAAGTACTCCGGAGGGCCGGATGGCAGCCAGGCCGTTCGGTGCCCACCGCCACGTGGGAGTCGATTCTGCGTGAGCGTGGGGAGTTCGAGGTCCACGAGGCCGCGCGACGATTCCTCGCCGAATTCGGAGGCTTGGTGACCTATGGCTGGCCGCCGGACTCGATCCTGACCCGGTCAGCCATCAGGTTCGACCCGCTCAAGGCCGAGTGGGACAGCGAGGCCTTCGCCAGGCTGAGCGAGGAGGCCGGGACTCTTCTCTGTCCCGTCGGCCAGGCCGACAGCGGGAACAGTTATCTGGGCATCGCCGCCGACGGGGCGGTCTACCTGGCCAGGGAGCACGCGGAGTTGCTTGCCGGAGGCGTTGACCAGGCGCTCGATCGACTCGTGCAGGTGCAAGGAACGCAAGCGGGTGTCTGGGCGCCTGATGTTCCGGTGTCAGCTCACTCGTTCTGGGACCGGATCGAGGCCGTCACACCAGGTGCCGATGCTGAGCGGCGTTGGCCCGCGGAGACGGACCGAGTGCTGCGCGCGGCCGGCTGGTACCCCGGCCGTTCGGTTCCTACAGCCACGTGGGAGAGCATCCTGCGCCAGCAGGGCGAGTTCGGGATGCATGAGGCAGCACAGCGGTTCCTTGCCGAATTCGGGTGTGTGGGCATCCCGCATCGGGAGCCGCGGGATTCGATGCCATGGGGTGAATTCCGGCTCGATCCACTCCTGGCCATGTGGGACGACGAGATCCTCGATGACCTCAGTGAGCAAGCAGGTGCTTATCTCTACCCCGTCGGCATGATTGACCGAACCAACCAATACCTTGGCGTTGCGGAGGACGGTGCGGTCTATGTCGGAATGGACTCCGTAAGGTTGCTCGCCGCCACGCCTGACGAGGCTTTGAAGGAACTTACGAGAAGAATTCGATAG
- a CDS encoding phosphotransferase family protein, whose amino-acid sequence MDEVKVVVAHSERATLRVGDVFLKVDADQARIDVEVEAMSLAPVPTPEVLWRKPPVLAIAALPGTTLGRLGGPSTGSPAAWAAAGAAIRKLHEAPLPPLPGRAGRSIVALAAELDDECELLVTNGVLPADLVTRNRQVAEAALRPWIPAFTHGDLQIAHVFVDGDEVTGIIDWSEAGQGDALYDLATFTLGHEERLDDVIAGYGTDIDLDVIHAWWSLRSLLAVRWLIEHGFDPSAPGCEIDVLRSRM is encoded by the coding sequence ATGGATGAGGTCAAAGTCGTCGTCGCCCATTCCGAGCGCGCGACTCTGCGCGTCGGTGACGTGTTCCTGAAGGTGGACGCCGATCAGGCGCGCATCGACGTCGAGGTCGAAGCGATGTCCCTCGCGCCGGTCCCGACCCCGGAGGTCCTGTGGCGCAAGCCGCCCGTGCTCGCGATCGCCGCACTCCCGGGTACGACGCTCGGGCGCCTCGGCGGGCCGTCGACCGGGTCGCCGGCGGCGTGGGCCGCGGCGGGCGCCGCCATCCGGAAGCTGCACGAAGCGCCCCTGCCGCCCTTGCCGGGCCGGGCCGGGCGGAGCATCGTCGCGCTGGCGGCGGAACTCGACGACGAGTGCGAGTTGCTCGTGACGAACGGTGTCCTGCCCGCCGACCTGGTCACCCGCAACCGCCAGGTCGCCGAGGCCGCACTCCGGCCGTGGATTCCGGCGTTCACGCACGGCGACCTGCAGATCGCGCATGTCTTCGTCGACGGCGACGAGGTCACGGGCATCATCGACTGGTCCGAGGCGGGCCAGGGTGATGCCCTGTACGACCTCGCCACCTTCACGCTCGGACACGAGGAGCGCCTCGACGACGTCATCGCCGGCTATGGCACCGACATCGACCTCGACGTGATCCACGCGTGGTGGTCGTTGCGAAGCCTGCTGGCAGTTCGCTGGCTGATCGAGCATGGCTTCGACCCCTCCGCGCCGGGCTGCGAGATCGACGTGCTGAGATCCCGGATGTGA